One part of the Salmo salar chromosome ssa10, Ssal_v3.1, whole genome shotgun sequence genome encodes these proteins:
- the incenp gene encoding inner centromere protein isoform X4, whose product MVATMTSVLSSTHTLMQMFNGKIQEFANEIENVHMVWLEEIQQEANRMFSSDFSAEPELMPKTPSQKKSNRRKRLSVGQNENRTKRRFSKGKRSNLRRSSVSTSLNLIAEDDGGSPFTLEEIIKPPRSRRAKQTTQPEAAAPAQTTNSQQEEPKEMEASGKHIQEERMQPEEAERKKESSSLVTSQPPCLTPPQTQNHVAEAIVKISASERRSAELQTNPDPERSPSRTATKIAIAAGATPPGPRRSSVRHSLTVRRSLAGLRHSMTQESVRRASRRSFLKKKARMGSSACSSDVSGHEDVWMETDGHEVQVQTDGVLSEEPAKTDTDSPAPETSSPEENTVQNHPGVLSVAEVRRFTRSMAQTTPTMPPPASIISKAKTATPDSGSDGSGKKPPSSLGPRLSAKRRAAADEFQSPRKKPSPPVKSQSVRPNMRSFLHTVQKNQMLMMTPSSLGRNTVMKSFIKHTTPGRADLKSGCGVVERERLKLEALKKKQEQEEERKKKMDEDKRRKQEEMKKKRDERLRRVVEARVKEEQKEEEKKKKIEQKMLQIDEKHDKLRVERVAEEKAKKKMATKRQEELELRRKMEEDARRRKIQQSEEEEKRQQELQAKRRAEEEQERARKMTEARRALELKKELERELERDRQASAERERVEREKAIALQREVERAAREKERRELEKRKKEEQQRQAEEERQREAERLAERQREAERLAERQREAERLAERQREAERLAERQREAERLAERQREAAKSHLTAEVQPVVLKTPVGKGGVLNVTVDIEQSPQSYEITPKGGNKPVVLNTNPEDYGMDQNSDDSTDDESAPRKPIPTWAEGNQLKQSMMKQYFHPADVDSHYGAIEPPKLDRIFCKSKPRYFKRTSSAVWHSPPRMGALPL is encoded by the exons ATG GTCGCAACCATGACCTCTGTACTGTCGTCGACTCATACCCTGATGCAGATGTTTAATGGGAAGATTCAGGAGTTCGCCAACGAGATAGAAAATGTCCACATGGTGTGGCTCGAAGAGATCCAGCAGGAAGCCAACCGCATGTTCTCAAG TGACTTCAGTGCGGAGCCAGAATTGATGCCAAAGACTCCGTCGCAGAAGAAGAGCAACCGTAGGAAGCGTCTATCCGTGGGTCAGAATGAGAACCGTACCAAGAGACG CTTCTCAAAGGGTAAACGCAGCAACCTGCGTCGCTCCTCTGTGTCCACCTCCCTGAACCTGATAGCCGAGGATGATGGAGGATCTCCGTTCACACTGGAAGAGATCATCAAGCCCCCTCGTTCCCGCAGAGCCAAACAGACTACACAGCCTGAGGCGGCAGCACCCGCTCAGACCACCAACTCTCAGCAGGAGGAGCCAAAGGAGATGGAGGCTTCTGGCAAACACATCCAGGAGGAGAGGATGCAGCCCGAGGAAGCTGAGAGGAAGAAGGAGTCGTCCAGCCTTGTCACCTCCCAGCCCCCGTGTCTAACACCTCCTCAGACCCAGAATCACGTAGCTGAAGCCATAGTCAAGATCTCTGCCTCGGAGCGGCGTTCAGCAGAGCTCCAGACGAACCCCGACCCAGAGCGCTCTCCGAGCCGCACCGCCACTAAGATAGCCATCGCTGCCGGCGCCACGCCCCCGGGTCCCAGGAGGAGCTCCGTGAGACACTCCCTGACCGTGCGACGCTCCCTGGCGGGGCTGAGACACAGCATGACCCAGGAGTCTGTCCGCAGAGCCTCCAGGAGATCCTTCCTGAAGAAGAAGGCTCGTATGGGTAGCTCCGCCTGCAGCAGTGACGTCAGCGGGCACG AAGATGTGTGGATGGAAACTGATGGACATGAGGTCCAGGTGCAGACTGATGG GGTGTTGTCAGAGGAGCCTGCAAAGACTGATACTGACAGCCCAGCTCCTGAGACTTCTTCTCCCGAG GAGAACACGGTGCAGAACCACCCAGGGGTTCTCAGTGTTGCAGAAGTTCGTCGCTTCACTCGCTCCATGGCCCAGACCACTCCCACCATGCCGCCGCCAGCCTCCATCATCAGCAAAGCCAAGACCGCCACGCCAGACTCTGGATCAG ATGGCAGTGGTAAGAAGCCACCGTCAAGTCTGGGTCCTCGTCTCAGTGCCAAGCGCAGAGCAGCTGCCGATGAATTCCAGAGCCCAAGGAAGAAGCCATCGCCTCCTGTTAAGAGCCAGAGT GTGAGGCCCAACATGAGGTCATTCCTCCACACTGTCCAGAAGAACCAGATGCTGATGATGACCCCGAGCTCTCTGGGTCGCAACACGGTCATGAAGTCCTTCATTAAACACACCACGCCAGGCAGAGCCGACCTCAAG TCaggctgtggtgtagtg GAAAGAGAACGCCTGAAACTGGAAGCACTAAAGAAGAAGCAAGAgcaagaagaagagaggaagaagaagatggACGAAGACAAGAGGAGAAAACAGGAAGAGATGAAGAAGAAGAGGGATGAACGGCTGCGGAGGGTTGTCGAGGCCCGGGTGAAGGAggaacagaaagaggaggagaaaaaaaagaagattGAGCAGAAGATGCTTCAGATTGATGAGAAACACGACAAG CTGCGAGTAGAGCGCGTGGCGGAGGAGAAAGCCAAAAAGAAGATGGCCACCAAACGCCAGGAGGAGCTGGAACTGAGGAGAAAGATGGAGGAGGACGCCAGGAGAAGGAAGATTCAACAGTCT gaggaggaggagaagcgtCAGCAGGAGCTGCAGGCAAAGAGGAGAGCCGAAGAAGAGCAGGAGAGGGCTCGTAAGATGACTGAGGCCCGACGAGCCCTGGAGCTGAAGAAGGAACTAGAACGagaactggagagagacagacaagcatCCGCCGAGAG GgagcgggtagagagagagaaggccatTGCTCttcagagagaagtggagagagctgcccgggagaaggagaggagagagttggaGAAGAGGAAGAAG GAGGAGCAACAGAGGCaggctgaggaggagagacagcgaGAAGCTGAGAGACTCGCGGAGCGACAGCGAGAAGCTGAGAGACTCGCGGAGCGACAGCGAGAAGCTGAGAGACTCGCGGAGCGACAGCGAGAAGCTGAGAGACTCGCGGAGAGACAGCGAGAAGCTGAGAGACTCGCGGAGCGACAGCGAGAAGCCGCTAAGAGCCACCTGACTGCTGAAGTTCAG CCCGTGGTGTTGAAGACGCCTGTAGGGAAGGGAGGAGTCCTCAACGTCACAGTGGATATCGAG CAGTCTCCCCAGTCATATGAGATCACTCCTAAGGGGGGCAACAAGCCTGTTGTTCTCAACACCAACCCTGAGGACTATGGGATGGATCAGAACAGTGATGACTCTACCGATGACGAATCCGCACCAAGGAAACCCATCCCCACATGGGCTGAGG GCAACCAACTGAAGCAGTCGATGATGAAGCAATATTTCCACCCAGCTGACGTGGACTCTCACTACGGGGCGATTGAACCGCCAAAGTTGGACCGCATCTTCTGCAAGAGCAAACCTCGCTACTTTAAGCGTACCAGCTCTGCTGTCTGGCACTCACCACCTCGAATGGGAGCTCTACCCCTTTAA
- the incenp gene encoding inner centromere protein, translating into MVATMTSVLSSTHTLMQMFNGKIQEFANEIENVHMVWLEEIQQEANRMFSSDFSAEPELMPKTPSQKKSNRRKRLSVGQNENRTKRRFSKGKRSNLRRSSVSTSLNLIAEDDGGSPFTLEEIIKPPRSRRAKQTTQPEAAAPAQTTNSQQEEPKEMEASGKHIQEERMQPEEAERKKESSSLVTSQPPCLTPPQTQNHVAEAIVKISASERRSAELQTNPDPERSPSRTATKIAIAAGATPPGPRRSSVRHSLTVRRSLAGLRHSMTQESVRRASRRSFLKKKARMGSSACSSDVSGHEDVWMETDGHEVQVQTDGVLSEEPAKTDTDSPAPETSSPEENTVQNHPGVLSVAEVRRFTRSMAQTTPTMPPPASIISKAKTATPDSGSDGSGKKPPSSLGPRLSAKRRAAADEFQSPRKKPSPPVKSQSVRPNMRSFLHTVQKNQMLMMTPSSLGRNTVMKSFIKHTTPGRADLKERERLKLEALKKKQEQEEERKKKMDEDKRRKQEEMKKKRDERLRRVVEARVKEEQKEEEKKKKIEQKMLQIDEKHDKLRVERVAEEKAKKKMATKRQEELELRRKMEEDARRRKIQQSEEEEKRQQELQAKRRAEEEQERARKMTEARRALELKKELERELERDRQASAERERVEREKAIALQREVERAAREKERRELEKRKKEEQQRQAEEERQREAERLAERQREAERLAERQREAERLAERQREAERLAERQREAERLAERQREAAKSHLTAEVQPVVLKTPVGKGGVLNVTVDIEQSPQSYEITPKGGNKPVVLNTNPEDYGMDQNSDDSTDDESAPRKPIPTWAEGNQLKQSMMKQYFHPADVDSHYGAIEPPKLDRIFCKSKPRYFKRTSSAVWHSPPRMGALPL; encoded by the exons ATG GTCGCAACCATGACCTCTGTACTGTCGTCGACTCATACCCTGATGCAGATGTTTAATGGGAAGATTCAGGAGTTCGCCAACGAGATAGAAAATGTCCACATGGTGTGGCTCGAAGAGATCCAGCAGGAAGCCAACCGCATGTTCTCAAG TGACTTCAGTGCGGAGCCAGAATTGATGCCAAAGACTCCGTCGCAGAAGAAGAGCAACCGTAGGAAGCGTCTATCCGTGGGTCAGAATGAGAACCGTACCAAGAGACG CTTCTCAAAGGGTAAACGCAGCAACCTGCGTCGCTCCTCTGTGTCCACCTCCCTGAACCTGATAGCCGAGGATGATGGAGGATCTCCGTTCACACTGGAAGAGATCATCAAGCCCCCTCGTTCCCGCAGAGCCAAACAGACTACACAGCCTGAGGCGGCAGCACCCGCTCAGACCACCAACTCTCAGCAGGAGGAGCCAAAGGAGATGGAGGCTTCTGGCAAACACATCCAGGAGGAGAGGATGCAGCCCGAGGAAGCTGAGAGGAAGAAGGAGTCGTCCAGCCTTGTCACCTCCCAGCCCCCGTGTCTAACACCTCCTCAGACCCAGAATCACGTAGCTGAAGCCATAGTCAAGATCTCTGCCTCGGAGCGGCGTTCAGCAGAGCTCCAGACGAACCCCGACCCAGAGCGCTCTCCGAGCCGCACCGCCACTAAGATAGCCATCGCTGCCGGCGCCACGCCCCCGGGTCCCAGGAGGAGCTCCGTGAGACACTCCCTGACCGTGCGACGCTCCCTGGCGGGGCTGAGACACAGCATGACCCAGGAGTCTGTCCGCAGAGCCTCCAGGAGATCCTTCCTGAAGAAGAAGGCTCGTATGGGTAGCTCCGCCTGCAGCAGTGACGTCAGCGGGCACG AAGATGTGTGGATGGAAACTGATGGACATGAGGTCCAGGTGCAGACTGATGG GGTGTTGTCAGAGGAGCCTGCAAAGACTGATACTGACAGCCCAGCTCCTGAGACTTCTTCTCCCGAG GAGAACACGGTGCAGAACCACCCAGGGGTTCTCAGTGTTGCAGAAGTTCGTCGCTTCACTCGCTCCATGGCCCAGACCACTCCCACCATGCCGCCGCCAGCCTCCATCATCAGCAAAGCCAAGACCGCCACGCCAGACTCTGGATCAG ATGGCAGTGGTAAGAAGCCACCGTCAAGTCTGGGTCCTCGTCTCAGTGCCAAGCGCAGAGCAGCTGCCGATGAATTCCAGAGCCCAAGGAAGAAGCCATCGCCTCCTGTTAAGAGCCAGAGT GTGAGGCCCAACATGAGGTCATTCCTCCACACTGTCCAGAAGAACCAGATGCTGATGATGACCCCGAGCTCTCTGGGTCGCAACACGGTCATGAAGTCCTTCATTAAACACACCACGCCAGGCAGAGCCGACCTCAAG GAAAGAGAACGCCTGAAACTGGAAGCACTAAAGAAGAAGCAAGAgcaagaagaagagaggaagaagaagatggACGAAGACAAGAGGAGAAAACAGGAAGAGATGAAGAAGAAGAGGGATGAACGGCTGCGGAGGGTTGTCGAGGCCCGGGTGAAGGAggaacagaaagaggaggagaaaaaaaagaagattGAGCAGAAGATGCTTCAGATTGATGAGAAACACGACAAG CTGCGAGTAGAGCGCGTGGCGGAGGAGAAAGCCAAAAAGAAGATGGCCACCAAACGCCAGGAGGAGCTGGAACTGAGGAGAAAGATGGAGGAGGACGCCAGGAGAAGGAAGATTCAACAGTCT gaggaggaggagaagcgtCAGCAGGAGCTGCAGGCAAAGAGGAGAGCCGAAGAAGAGCAGGAGAGGGCTCGTAAGATGACTGAGGCCCGACGAGCCCTGGAGCTGAAGAAGGAACTAGAACGagaactggagagagacagacaagcatCCGCCGAGAG GgagcgggtagagagagagaaggccatTGCTCttcagagagaagtggagagagctgcccgggagaaggagaggagagagttggaGAAGAGGAAGAAG GAGGAGCAACAGAGGCaggctgaggaggagagacagcgaGAAGCTGAGAGACTCGCGGAGCGACAGCGAGAAGCTGAGAGACTCGCGGAGCGACAGCGAGAAGCTGAGAGACTCGCGGAGCGACAGCGAGAAGCTGAGAGACTCGCGGAGAGACAGCGAGAAGCTGAGAGACTCGCGGAGCGACAGCGAGAAGCCGCTAAGAGCCACCTGACTGCTGAAGTTCAG CCCGTGGTGTTGAAGACGCCTGTAGGGAAGGGAGGAGTCCTCAACGTCACAGTGGATATCGAG CAGTCTCCCCAGTCATATGAGATCACTCCTAAGGGGGGCAACAAGCCTGTTGTTCTCAACACCAACCCTGAGGACTATGGGATGGATCAGAACAGTGATGACTCTACCGATGACGAATCCGCACCAAGGAAACCCATCCCCACATGGGCTGAGG GCAACCAACTGAAGCAGTCGATGATGAAGCAATATTTCCACCCAGCTGACGTGGACTCTCACTACGGGGCGATTGAACCGCCAAAGTTGGACCGCATCTTCTGCAAGAGCAAACCTCGCTACTTTAAGCGTACCAGCTCTGCTGTCTGGCACTCACCACCTCGAATGGGAGCTCTACCCCTTTAA